TAGCATGACGAATACGCTCGTAATAAGCCTCGGGATAGCCGACAGACTTCAGGTACTCAATGGCGGCTTCGGCTGAAAGTTGCGAAGCATAGGGGCGACGTGGATCGTTTTTTGGAACGTTGATGTAATCATGAAAGAACGCCGCCGGCATCACGACGGCCCAGTCAGCATTTTCCGCCAGACACAAAGTCTTTGCCGTGTTCACGACCCGCATGACGTGCAGATAATCGTGCGAGGGATCCGAATGAGGATACAGCACGCGAGCTTTATTGCTAAAAAGCTCAAACCATTTTTTATCCTCAAAAGTACTGACGGTTTTTTCTTGTTCCATGTTGGTTATTTTAAGCTAGGGCGTTCGCACTCTCACCATAGGACCGGAGAGTTTGTCAAAAAACGCCGTCAAAGCCTGATCAGAATAGGCGTCGACGTGGTCAAATGTCACGTAGCCATAGCCTTCATTGCCCCATGTCGGGCCCCACGAATTTTTGAACATAAAAAGACGGCGTTCATCATCATAGCCGACTAATAAAACGGCATGCCCGCCGCAGGGAATTTGGCCCGAGTCGCATTGAGCATTGATGGCGTCGTTGTATGTGAAAGTGCCTTTTTTATCGTCGACGTGCGGAATCGCGACTTTCAAAGTGATCACGACCGGTCTTTTCTGATCGAGCTCCGCCATCACAAGAGTCGACCACGGACGATTCACCCACATCTTCGTGAGTTGTTTAAATTTGAGGCTGCGATACTCAATCACAGGCACGGATTTTTTCTTCAGGTTGTAAAAATCCATTTGCTCCGCAGACAGAGGTTTTGTGAAATCAGGGCTGCTATTTTGATAGGGAAGAACTGCTTCCGGGTAAACGATCAAGTTGTCGGCGAAACTTTTCATTAAATCATAGGTGTTGCCAAACTCGACTTCGGGACGCCAAGGGTTTAAAACTTTGTGGCGAAAGATTTCGAACTCTTCCGAGATATCGTATTCCTGGCCAAAGTGAGCTTTGATCGCGCCTTCAACAAGCGCCGTCGTTGCGAAATAAGCGCAAGTGTCGCGACGTCCCTGTTCTTTTGCGGGAGTTTGAAAAGCGCGCAGATCGACTTGTTTTGCAAATGCCGTTTCGGCAAAAAAAGAGCCCCAAAGTCCAAGACTGAAGACGCTGACGAACATTGTTTTTTTCATGGAAGGAAACCCCGGTTAATTAAAAAGCTTTACAGACAATCTTTCCGTGAAGGCCTCGAGTGCGGAGCTGTACTCGCCTAAATCTTTGACGAGTGTGTGCGCGTGAACTTTCGAAGGCTCTACGAATTCATTGTGCATGGGGCGAACTTGCAATTCGAATTGCTTGCGCACTCCTTCAGGCGTGCGACCGCGTTCATGAACGTCGCGAGCCAGACGGCGCGCGAAACGCAAAGATTCCGGAGTATCAAAGAACACGGCTTCGTCCAACTCCGCGCGGACTTCCGGAGAATTCAAAATTAAAATGCCGTCGACCAGGATGATTTTTTTGGGTTCGCCGCGAATGGTTTCTTTGCGGCGGGAATGTGTGTGAAAATCGTAAATGGGAATTTGAATGGTCTGACCTTGTTTCAGCTGGCGCAGACCTTGCGCTAATAAAGAAAAATCCAAGCTGCTAGGGTGATCAAAATTGACAGAGCCTCCGTCGCCATCGAAGCGCGCGGATTGATCGATGTAATAGTTGTCCTGATAGACGATCAAACAATTCTCGGCGCCCAGGATTCTTTGCAGTTCCAGGGCGAAATGAGTTTTTCCTGATCCACTCCCACCGGCGACACCGATTACATGGGGCTTTATCATGAGCACCTACTTCGTTTGAAAGAGTCTGTCTCCCGCATCGCCGAGTCCCGGGACTAAGTAGCCCACCTCGTTGATCTCACTTTCGATGTTGAGAGTGTAGACCTCCACATCGGGATGAAAGTGTTCAATTCTTTCCAGACCCAGCTGGCTCGCAAGAATACTGATCACTTTGATATTCCCGACCCCGTAGCTTTTGAGGCGGTCTATCGCTGCGATGATCGTATCGGCTGTCGCGATCAAAGGGTCACAGAGCAAAATATCTTTCCCTTTTACATCATGAGGCATCTTAAAATAATACTCGACCGTGTTATTTATAAATTTGTCACGGTAGATTCCAATAAATCCAGTGCTGGCAAACGGAATCATCGATAAAGCGGCATCCAGCATTCCGTTCCCGGCTCGCATTATCGATACAACGACGGGGGGATCGACGATCCGCTCGGCCATAGCTTTGGCAATGGGGGTTTCAATGGCGACTTGATCCAGGCGTTTCCAGTCGCGCATGGCTTCGTAAATAAGGATTTTGGATACTTCCTTCACAATCTCCCGAAACTCGTGGGAATACGTGTTCTTATCGCGCAAATAACCGAGCTTGTGTTTAAGTAAGGGGTGTTGAATGACTCGAACTTGTTTCACTTTTAAATCTCCTTTTAAAAAACGGTGCCGTCGCTCTCAATTTTCAGAGGCGGCGAGGAATCAGCTCGTAAAGAGCGGGCGGCTTTTCGCCCGGCAGCCCACGTGCCGCCCTCAAGAACTTTTGCCAAAGGGAACTCCGCGGGGGTTTTACCCAGCCTGACCCGGACCTCATCGCCGATACGATCCAAGAGGGAGACCGTGAGGCCGCGCCACTCGACAATCAACTCAGAATCCGGAAAGTGTTTAAAGCTGGAGAGGTCTTCGTTTTTCAATGAGATCACACCGCGGTCCAAAAGAAGGCCGCCGTTGCGATATTCCGCCAAGCCGGTGAGCTTTTCGATTTCGATAACTTCAAAGCCGGCTTCTTGCAGAGGCTCTACCAATGAGTAAGTCATCCACTGAGAAAGTTTGTGAAAAGCGGCAAGTCCGCCCGGCACTTTTCCGTACGACCAGATGTCGCCCAGATTGACGCCGGAAATTTTCACGCGACCAGGCCAGATGTCTCCCATGCCGTCGAGGACCGCACGTAAAAGCTGGGGGCCTGTAACTTTGCGACCGTATTTCTTGTAAAGGTAATCGACCATTCCTCCGGGGCGTTCGCCGACAAACATGTCTTTCTTGTATTCGATCGTTGCGCCGAGGTTGTGCAGCAGATGCATTCTGCCGTCAATGCCCACTAAAGGATTTCCTTCATTGACTTGAAAGGCGGCGGAAAGTTGAGCGGCAGAAAGATGCTGCAGGCCTTTCGCCGTTGCTTGCAAAGGTTTTTGGGAATCGTCGGAAAAAGCGCCGCTAAGGAAAAGATAAAAGCTGGCGACAGCTAAGCCTTCCGAACGGGAAAACACATTGCCTGTCGTATATTCTTTGTAGCACCAGTCATTGCCGGCACCCGCATCCAAAAGGACTGACGTGATGATCAGATCAAACTTCGTGCGCGCTTTTTCGATAGGATCCATATAAACCATACGCTCTTCAAGAGTTTTGATCCGATCCGTCCCGCCGATGCGGAAGTGTCCCCAGCGCGAGTGCAGAGGAATGTTTAAGTCGGGATAATTTTCGTGAATGACTTCGACAACGTAGTCCACCATGGGCGCAAAACGATCAGGATGATAACGAAAATGCGTTTGTCCCTCTTGCGTGAGTTCGAAGATCTTTTCGGAACTCTGGCGGATGGCTGAAGGAGAAAGCAGAAAATCTAAATCCTTGAGGGTGTAGTTGATATTATTCATCGATCGGTCTTCCTTTCACGCTTTGAACTTCTTCAAGAGTTTTCATGATGCCCGGATTGAAATATCCCGCGGCCTTTTTTGCTTCGATCTCGACTTGCGCGTCTGCGGGAATAAGCTCGGCAGGAATGCAAATGCGGTTTACAACTTCAATGCCGCTTTTAACGATGGCGTCGTATTTCATGTTCGACATCGAATGCAGATTGTGAATTTTCGTGATGCCAAAGAAATGTAAAACATCCGGCATGAGTTCCTGAAAACGCGCATCTTCAACGCCGGCGACACACTCGGTGCGATGGAAATAAGTCGCCGCGGAGTCTCCGCCTTCCTGACGTTTTCTGGCGTTATAAACCAGGAATTTTGTGACTTCACCCAAAGCGCGGCCTTCTTTGCGGTAGTAGGCGATAACACCGACACCACCTCGTTGCGCGGTTCGCGCGGCGTCTTCGATTCCATAAATCAAATAGGGACGGCATGTGCAAATATCCGAACCAAAAACATCCGATCCATTGCACTCATCGTGCACGCGACAGGTGAGTTCGACATTGCGATTGGAAAGATCTTGAAGATCGCCGAAAACGTAAACCGTCGTGCTGCCGATCGGCGGCAACATCACTTTAAGATCGGGGCGGGTGACAAGTTCGGGGAACATGCCTCCGGTTTCTTGAAAAAGAATTTTGCGAAGTTCTCCTTCGTCGACGCGCAGGCGTTTTGCGATGCCGGGTAAATACCATACGGGCTCAAAGGCGATCTTCGTGACTTTGATATCGCGGTTGGCGTTAATAATTTTGCCGTCAACCTTCAGACGACCGCGTTCGATGGCGTCGTGAATCTCTGGAATTTGCAAATGCGCTTGAGTGACGGCAATCGTCGGGCGCACGTCGTAACCCTCGTCATAAAACTTTTTAAAATGAATGGGGACGTCAAAGCCCCACGGATCGATGGAAACGATTTTTTCGGAATCGAACCACGACGGGTAAGGTCCGATCTTCACGGGGCTTTGCGTGTTATGAAGATCCGGTTTATGGCGTGTCGAGTATTTTCCCTGCGCGATGGACAGGGCGCGATAAACTGCATAACTTCCGCTATGCGTGCCGATGGCATTTCTTTTTTTGGTGTCCGTCAAAGAGGCGACGATGGGCCCCCTTTGCATCGGTTCTTTGGCGCCCCAGTGCACCGGTAAACTGTCTTTAAAAACATGGGTCGAATGCGATGTTAAAACGACGTGCGACGCTTTTTTCATAGTCTTCACCATTTGTCCTTGAAAATTAAGACATCCAATTGCTGTCTTCTTGTTTTTCCCATTTGATTGTTACTTTTTTGACGTTGGACCAAAAATCGAGAGACTGGGCTCCTGTGATATCTCCGTGACCGAATTTGGAGGCGTTGACACCGCCAAAAGAAAAGGGCTCGCGCGGTACAGGAACACCGACATTGACGCCGACCATTCCTGCCGAAGCTCGCGAAATCACTTTTTCCGCTAAACCGCCGTTCGCGGTGAAAACAGAACAGGCATTGCCGTAAGGAATGCTGTTTTCGATCGTCATCGCCTGCGAAATGTCTTCACAGCGAATGATACAAAGAACGGGACCGAATAACTCTACTTTCGCGATCGCGCTTGCGGGCTTTACGTAGTCAATGATGGTCGGTCCGATCCAGTTGCCTTTTTCAAGCCCCGCGGGCGGGGGTGTTTTTCGACCATCTAAAAGAATTTTTGCGCCTTCTTTTTCGGCTTGGTTGATCGCTTCACGCAAAAATTCCACTTGGGAGGCCGTGATGATGGCTCCCATGTCTTTGCCTAAAGTTAGGGACCGGGCTTTTTCAACAATCTTCTGAATGTGTGGCGTAACATCCCCCACGGCAAGAAGAACCGACGCCGCCATACAACGTTGACCGGCACATCCTGTGAAAGAGTCACTGATTCCCGGGCCCGCTAAATCCGGAGAAGCATCGGGGAGAAGAACGATGTGGTTCTTTGCTCCGCCCAAAGCAAGAACGCGTTTAAACTTTTGTGTGCCTCGTTCGTACACGGCACGTGCGGCTCTGGTGGATCCGACGAAGCCAATGGCTTTTACCAGTGGATGATCGACAATGGCCTCGACGGTTTCAACTCCGCCGTGCAAGACCTGAAAGAGCCCATCGGGCAATCCTGCTTCTTTCAAGCTATCGGCGATTTTCATTGAGGTCAGCGGAGTTTTTTCAGAAGGTTTCCAAACGTAGGCATTTCCCAAAGTGAGTGCGATGGGAATAGTCCAAAGAGGAACCATGGCAGGAAAATTAAACGGCGTGATGCCTGCGACAACGCCCAGAGGTTCACGGCGGTATTCGCAGCTTACACCGCGAGAGACTTCCATTTTTCCGCCGACGTCCATATTCTGCAATGAAAGCGCGTACTCCAGAACTTCAATGCCTTTGAGAAGACCGGCTTTGCCTTCAGCGAAAGTTTTTCCCGATTCGGAGCTTTTGAGGTGCGCGATCTCATCAAGGTCGCGCAATAAAATCTGCCGAAATAGAAACATGACTTTACTGCGTTCTTTAATTGGTAAAAGCGCCCAGCTTTCTTGCGCCTTGGCGGCTTGCTTGACCGCAGTGTCCACTTCTCCGGCCGTTGTCGCGTGAACTTCACCGATTAAATCTCCGTTGTAGGGACTGCGAACTTCGATCTTTGGCCCGGAGGCTTTTTGAAAATTTCCATTTACATAGTTAAGACATTGAATAACGGAGGTGGGTATTTTTACGCTCATAGATTTTTCCTTCACGCTTTCTAGAAGGAAAAAATACTATGCTCAGCAACAGGTGTTTTACCAATTACAAGGAGCTAATCTGGTTCCGGATTCACGATGATGTTTTCTTTGTAAGGTCGCGGCTCCCAAAGTTCAATTTTATTGCCTTCAGGATCAAACACCCAGGCGACAATTCCATAGGATGTCTCTTCGATGTGGTCATCGATGCGGACACCTTTTTCCGCTAACGAAGTCAGAAACTGCGCCAAGTTCGGAACTTGAAAGTTCATAATGGACGGTGACGATGAAAAAGCGACTTTAAAATCTGCGGAGAGATGGTCCGAAGAAATCAAGAAACCGTCGCCGCTTTCGTTGCGAGCGAAACCGAAATTTTCTTCATACCATCTGTAAAGTTTGTCGGGGTTTTGCGCTTTGATAAAAACGCCCCCTAATCCATTTACTTTCATGGCTCTATTGTGCGCGGGTTGCGAAGCCGTGCAAGTTAATGATTTGCAGGAGAGCGCAGAACTTTACACCAGTCGGGATG
This region of Bdellovibrio sp. 22V genomic DNA includes:
- a CDS encoding HD domain-containing protein, whose translation is MEQEKTVSTFEDKKWFELFSNKARVLYPHSDPSHDYLHVMRVVNTAKTLCLAENADWAVVMPAAFFHDYINVPKNDPRRPYASQLSAEAAIEYLKSVGYPEAYYERIRHAIEAHSYSAEIKAETLEAKIVQDADRLDSLGAIGIARCFATSSLMSRPFYAEEDPWAESRNLDDKNYGLDHFFQKLFKLVDHLNTPTARQEGEHRIAFIKTYLDQIKREI
- a CDS encoding C1 family peptidase, translated to MKKTMFVSVFSLGLWGSFFAETAFAKQVDLRAFQTPAKEQGRRDTCAYFATTALVEGAIKAHFGQEYDISEEFEIFRHKVLNPWRPEVEFGNTYDLMKSFADNLIVYPEAVLPYQNSSPDFTKPLSAEQMDFYNLKKKSVPVIEYRSLKFKQLTKMWVNRPWSTLVMAELDQKRPVVITLKVAIPHVDDKKGTFTYNDAINAQCDSGQIPCGGHAVLLVGYDDERRLFMFKNSWGPTWGNEGYGYVTFDHVDAYSDQALTAFFDKLSGPMVRVRTP
- the udk gene encoding uridine kinase, yielding MIKPHVIGVAGGSGSGKTHFALELQRILGAENCLIVYQDNYYIDQSARFDGDGGSVNFDHPSSLDFSLLAQGLRQLKQGQTIQIPIYDFHTHSRRKETIRGEPKKIILVDGILILNSPEVRAELDEAVFFDTPESLRFARRLARDVHERGRTPEGVRKQFELQVRPMHNEFVEPSKVHAHTLVKDLGEYSSALEAFTERLSVKLFN
- the upp gene encoding uracil phosphoribosyltransferase — encoded protein: MKQVRVIQHPLLKHKLGYLRDKNTYSHEFREIVKEVSKILIYEAMRDWKRLDQVAIETPIAKAMAERIVDPPVVVSIMRAGNGMLDAALSMIPFASTGFIGIYRDKFINNTVEYYFKMPHDVKGKDILLCDPLIATADTIIAAIDRLKSYGVGNIKVISILASQLGLERIEHFHPDVEVYTLNIESEINEVGYLVPGLGDAGDRLFQTK
- a CDS encoding URC4/urg3 family protein gives rise to the protein MNNINYTLKDLDFLLSPSAIRQSSEKIFELTQEGQTHFRYHPDRFAPMVDYVVEVIHENYPDLNIPLHSRWGHFRIGGTDRIKTLEERMVYMDPIEKARTKFDLIITSVLLDAGAGNDWCYKEYTTGNVFSRSEGLAVASFYLFLSGAFSDDSQKPLQATAKGLQHLSAAQLSAAFQVNEGNPLVGIDGRMHLLHNLGATIEYKKDMFVGERPGGMVDYLYKKYGRKVTGPQLLRAVLDGMGDIWPGRVKISGVNLGDIWSYGKVPGGLAAFHKLSQWMTYSLVEPLQEAGFEVIEIEKLTGLAEYRNGGLLLDRGVISLKNEDLSSFKHFPDSELIVEWRGLTVSLLDRIGDEVRVRLGKTPAEFPLAKVLEGGTWAAGRKAARSLRADSSPPLKIESDGTVF
- a CDS encoding GTP cyclohydrolase II gives rise to the protein MKKASHVVLTSHSTHVFKDSLPVHWGAKEPMQRGPIVASLTDTKKRNAIGTHSGSYAVYRALSIAQGKYSTRHKPDLHNTQSPVKIGPYPSWFDSEKIVSIDPWGFDVPIHFKKFYDEGYDVRPTIAVTQAHLQIPEIHDAIERGRLKVDGKIINANRDIKVTKIAFEPVWYLPGIAKRLRVDEGELRKILFQETGGMFPELVTRPDLKVMLPPIGSTTVYVFGDLQDLSNRNVELTCRVHDECNGSDVFGSDICTCRPYLIYGIEDAARTAQRGGVGVIAYYRKEGRALGEVTKFLVYNARKRQEGGDSAATYFHRTECVAGVEDARFQELMPDVLHFFGITKIHNLHSMSNMKYDAIVKSGIEVVNRICIPAELIPADAQVEIEAKKAAGYFNPGIMKTLEEVQSVKGRPIDE
- the mmsA gene encoding CoA-acylating methylmalonate-semialdehyde dehydrogenase; its protein translation is MSVKIPTSVIQCLNYVNGNFQKASGPKIEVRSPYNGDLIGEVHATTAGEVDTAVKQAAKAQESWALLPIKERSKVMFLFRQILLRDLDEIAHLKSSESGKTFAEGKAGLLKGIEVLEYALSLQNMDVGGKMEVSRGVSCEYRREPLGVVAGITPFNFPAMVPLWTIPIALTLGNAYVWKPSEKTPLTSMKIADSLKEAGLPDGLFQVLHGGVETVEAIVDHPLVKAIGFVGSTRAARAVYERGTQKFKRVLALGGAKNHIVLLPDASPDLAGPGISDSFTGCAGQRCMAASVLLAVGDVTPHIQKIVEKARSLTLGKDMGAIITASQVEFLREAINQAEKEGAKILLDGRKTPPPAGLEKGNWIGPTIIDYVKPASAIAKVELFGPVLCIIRCEDISQAMTIENSIPYGNACSVFTANGGLAEKVISRASAGMVGVNVGVPVPREPFSFGGVNASKFGHGDITGAQSLDFWSNVKKVTIKWEKQEDSNWMS
- a CDS encoding VOC family protein, which produces MKVNGLGGVFIKAQNPDKLYRWYEENFGFARNESGDGFLISSDHLSADFKVAFSSSPSIMNFQVPNLAQFLTSLAEKGVRIDDHIEETSYGIVAWVFDPEGNKIELWEPRPYKENIIVNPEPD